The following coding sequences lie in one Zingiber officinale cultivar Zhangliang chromosome 2B, Zo_v1.1, whole genome shotgun sequence genomic window:
- the LOC122048081 gene encoding RING-H2 finger protein ATL75-like, whose product MGFSLSPPTLLIRFLDFAVNLVLRCLGLHAPPVPDAAVPDWYVDENLASLQLEDVDGASWSESLKELLRVVEFSRLARRSGCGSTCVICLEEVEATAEVRELGNCGHGFHVECIDPWLDAGNLSCPLCRASMLPPPPFLFTGQHSVESS is encoded by the coding sequence ATGGGCTTCTCTCTTTCGCCGCCGACGCTCCTCATTCGCTTCCTGGATTTCGCCGTCAACCTCGTCCTCCGCTGTCTTGGCCTCCACGCGCCGCCCGTGCCAGACGCGGCGGTGCCGGACTGGTACGTCGACGAAAACCTGGCCAGCTTGCAGTTGGAGGACGTCGACGGCGCTTCCTGGTCGGAGTCGCTCAAGGAGCTGCTCAGGGTGGTGGAGTTCTCGCGGTTGGCGCGGCGGAGCGGCTGCGGCAGCACGTGCGTCATATGCCTCGAGGAGGTGGAGGCGACGGCGGAGGTAAGAGAGCTCGGCAACTGCGGCCATGGGTTCCACGTGGAGTGCATCGACCCGTGGCTGGACGCCGGGAACCTGAGCTGCCCACTTTGCCGGGCGTCGATGTTGCCTCCGCCGCCGTTTTTGTTCACCGGCCAACATTCCGTCGAGTCCTCTTAG